A region of Schistosoma mansoni strain Puerto Rico chromosome 1, complete genome DNA encodes the following proteins:
- a CDS encoding phosphomevalonate kinase produces MISDLMIQESTSVCVVFSGKRKSGKDYTVNRLTNLLQRNHLSCLVVRISEPIKSYFAEHYGLDLSELLSSNEYKEKYRKQMIDWMEQEIKKDPYIFTRKSLLESTRRCGIPHPDIIIISDARRINDVDYFIRTFGRSKCLLIRIVTPIETRIERGWSHIDGVDNAMSECGLDEFTCWDYIVSNDGDEIAFKNHLNDIVARIKELRKLS; encoded by the coding sequence ATGATTTCAGACCTAATGATTCAAGAATCGACATCTGTTTGTGTTGTTTTTAGTGGAAAAAGAAAATCAGGCAAAGATTATACTGTCAATCGTCTGACTAATCTGCTCCAACGCAATCATCTTTCTTGTTTAGTGGTACGAATAAGTGAGCCAATTAAGTCGTATTTTGCTGAACATTATGGATTAGATTTGTCGGAATTATTATCCTCAAACgaatataaagaaaaatatcGAAAACAAATGATTGATTGGATGGaacaagaaataaaaaaagatcCTTATATATTCACTCGGAAATCACTGCTTGAAAGTACTAGACGATGTGGCATACCGCAtcctgatattattattatctcagaTGCTAGAAGAATAAATGATGTGGACTACTTCATCAGAACATTCGGTCGATCCAAATGTTTGTTAATACGTATTGTTACACCTATAGAAACTAGAATCGAACGGGGTTGGTCACATATTGATGGGGTTGATAATGCTATGTCAGAGTGTGGATTAGATGAATTCACTTGTTGGGATTACATTGTATCAAATGATGGAGATGAAATCGCATTTAAAAACCATTTAAACGATATTGTTGCACGCATCAAAGAATTGCGAAAATTATCCTAA